A part of Defluviitalea raffinosedens genomic DNA contains:
- a CDS encoding potassium channel family protein, whose amino-acid sequence MKSFLVIGIGRFGKHLSRKLVELGNEVMIVDKNEENIRELLPIVTNAQIGDCTKEEVLRSLGIDNYDVCFVCVENDFQSSLEITNLLKDLGAKYVISKSSRDIHTKFLLRNGADEVIDPERNIAEKLAVRCSANHVFDYIGLTDDVSIYEIPPAESWIGRSIKEINFRTKYRVSILATKAGGSISFLPAADHIFKPEEHLLVIGRRNDVEKILKLIN is encoded by the coding sequence ATGAAATCATTTTTAGTTATTGGAATTGGACGATTTGGAAAACATTTGAGCCGTAAGCTGGTTGAGCTTGGAAATGAAGTCATGATTGTTGATAAAAATGAAGAAAATATAAGAGAACTTTTACCCATCGTGACAAATGCACAAATTGGTGATTGTACAAAAGAAGAAGTACTTCGTTCACTGGGCATTGATAATTATGACGTATGTTTTGTTTGTGTTGAAAATGATTTTCAGAGCAGCCTGGAAATTACCAATCTGCTTAAGGATTTGGGCGCTAAATATGTAATCAGCAAATCCAGCCGTGATATTCATACTAAATTCTTACTGCGTAATGGTGCCGATGAAGTTATAGATCCTGAACGGAATATTGCTGAAAAACTGGCGGTGCGCTGCAGTGCAAACCACGTTTTTGATTATATCGGGCTGACAGATGATGTTTCCATATATGAAATTCCGCCTGCAGAAAGCTGGATTGGCAGAAGTATAAAGGAGATAAATTTCAGGACAAAATACCGTGTAAGTATACTGGCAACAAAAGCTGGAGGGAGCATTTCATTTTTGCCGGCGGCCGATCATATATTCAAGCCGGAGGAACATCTTTTGGTTATAGGACGCCGCAATGATGTAGAAAAGATATTAAAACTTATAAACTAA
- a CDS encoding GerAB/ArcD/ProY family transporter, producing the protein MDRSNTKDDWSLEVMEKARMSSIQLFLLLSGFLFGSTVILAPAQGAKNDAWLAMLLGGAGGTLLMWVYAAIALLNPSKTLVDILKEKLGKVAGNIFAVLYTWYFIHLASLVFRNFGEFICTVTFPETPMVVVIGLFAVILVYAINSGIEVIGRLSELLVPVIPLVVLIISLSLITVHDFTAFLPILENGITPVLNAAFGFISFPFGETIAFLMLFPHLSKKEKLKKVVFVSAAVSTLLGIILFFRDIFVLGSDLMARSTFIPHLTSLLIPGLNVEPLVDINLLIGGGVKISVCIYAAARALSQIAGIDDYRKLTGAISTFCVVLSIWVYENVLEMFNWAEKVWLYYSIPFQIVVPLLLLLLSLRKKSKPSNARTES; encoded by the coding sequence ATGGATAGAAGCAACACTAAAGATGATTGGAGTCTTGAAGTAATGGAAAAAGCACGGATGTCAAGCATTCAGCTATTTCTACTTTTATCGGGCTTTCTTTTTGGAAGCACTGTAATACTGGCTCCGGCACAGGGAGCAAAAAACGACGCATGGCTGGCAATGCTCCTCGGGGGAGCAGGCGGTACATTGCTGATGTGGGTCTATGCGGCCATTGCATTACTGAATCCATCAAAAACCCTGGTAGATATTTTAAAGGAAAAGCTGGGGAAAGTTGCCGGCAATATTTTCGCCGTTCTGTATACATGGTATTTCATCCACCTGGCTTCCCTGGTGTTCAGGAATTTTGGCGAGTTTATTTGCACGGTGACTTTTCCAGAAACGCCTATGGTTGTGGTGATAGGGCTTTTTGCAGTTATTTTGGTTTATGCAATCAACAGCGGAATTGAGGTAATAGGAAGGTTAAGCGAGCTGCTGGTGCCTGTGATACCTTTAGTAGTTCTCATTATCAGCCTGTCGCTCATCACTGTCCATGATTTCACAGCTTTCCTCCCTATCCTGGAAAACGGCATTACACCTGTGCTCAATGCAGCTTTTGGTTTTATATCCTTTCCGTTTGGAGAAACTATTGCATTCCTTATGCTGTTTCCGCATTTAAGCAAAAAGGAAAAGCTAAAAAAAGTTGTGTTTGTATCGGCAGCAGTTTCAACCTTATTAGGAATTATATTATTTTTCAGAGATATATTTGTTCTGGGAAGTGATTTGATGGCTCGCTCTACCTTTATCCCCCATTTGACATCACTGCTTATTCCAGGTCTGAATGTAGAACCGCTCGTAGACATAAACCTGCTGATCGGCGGAGGGGTAAAGATTTCAGTTTGCATTTACGCGGCTGCAAGAGCTTTAAGCCAGATAGCGGGAATTGACGACTACAGGAAACTGACCGGGGCGATCTCTACCTTTTGTGTCGTACTTTCAATATGGGTATATGAAAATGTGCTTGAGATGTTCAATTGGGCTGAAAAGGTGTGGCTTTACTATTCCATCCCCTTTCAGATTGTTGTTCCCCTGCTGCTGCTTTTGCTATCTTTAAGGAAAAAAAGCAAGCCTTCAAATGCAAGGACGGAAAGCTGA
- a CDS encoding Ger(x)C family spore germination protein, which yields MYGKGIKRTGIARIAFLLVFPLMLTGCWNNRDLTEINIVAGLGLDRTEDGKVLLTVQVVEPAAIQSTSSGKGKGGGAQPKPVFIESYEGETVFDAVRGMLSIVDKRLFLSTAQVLILGERLSQDGIEEVLDFFQRDYEIDYSMTVLVAKGVTPREILEMETDMESIPAVYINETVENTVSRGTLKKTMLIDLIKDMGGSGRQPAIGQISKAGEKKVITEGTAVFRDGKLAGWLDLYETRGYLFAIDKVKSAVVNVPADEGKIAMEIIRSKGKVKVAFENGEPSMLTVKVETEANVGGYEGKGALDSPDNLYFLEKTLGEEIKKEIMMALEKTQKEYSSDIFGFGAYVSKYYPQYWKKAEKDWNGIFSKLPVDIQVDAKILRTGIIKSPVKKDE from the coding sequence ATGTACGGAAAGGGAATAAAAAGAACCGGCATAGCACGAATTGCCTTTTTGCTTGTATTTCCCCTGATGCTGACCGGTTGCTGGAACAACAGAGACCTGACTGAAATAAATATTGTGGCGGGCTTGGGACTGGATCGGACGGAAGACGGCAAAGTTCTTTTGACCGTCCAGGTGGTGGAACCTGCCGCAATCCAATCCACATCCTCCGGAAAGGGAAAAGGCGGAGGTGCGCAGCCAAAGCCTGTATTTATCGAGTCCTATGAAGGAGAAACAGTTTTCGACGCTGTCAGAGGCATGTTGTCTATTGTTGACAAAAGGCTGTTTTTAAGCACAGCCCAGGTTCTAATCCTTGGTGAAAGGCTTTCGCAGGATGGCATAGAAGAAGTCCTGGATTTTTTTCAGAGAGACTATGAAATAGACTACTCAATGACAGTTCTTGTGGCAAAAGGCGTAACACCAAGGGAAATCCTTGAAATGGAAACTGATATGGAGTCCATACCTGCCGTGTATATAAATGAAACGGTAGAAAATACTGTTTCACGGGGCACGTTGAAGAAAACCATGCTGATTGACTTGATTAAAGATATGGGCGGCAGCGGAAGGCAACCTGCCATCGGACAAATATCAAAGGCCGGAGAAAAAAAAGTCATTACAGAAGGCACTGCCGTTTTTAGGGACGGAAAGCTGGCGGGCTGGCTGGACCTATATGAAACACGTGGGTACCTGTTTGCAATAGATAAAGTGAAAAGTGCTGTTGTGAATGTTCCTGCAGATGAGGGCAAAATAGCGATGGAAATCATAAGGTCAAAAGGGAAAGTCAAGGTGGCATTTGAAAACGGCGAACCATCCATGCTCACTGTCAAGGTGGAGACTGAGGCCAATGTGGGAGGATACGAGGGAAAAGGCGCATTGGACTCGCCGGACAATCTGTATTTTCTGGAGAAAACTCTGGGAGAGGAAATAAAAAAAGAAATCATGATGGCGCTGGAGAAGACCCAAAAGGAGTATTCCAGCGACATATTCGGATTTGGCGCGTATGTGTCCAAATACTACCCGCAATACTGGAAAAAAGCAGAGAAAGACTGGAATGGCATTTTTAGTAAGCTTCCGGTAGACATTCAGGTGGATGCAAAAATATTGCGGACAGGTATTATCAAAAGTCCGGTAAAAAAGGATGAATGA
- a CDS encoding spore germination protein, whose amino-acid sequence MLGRIRKQRKTGNQNTNADNAHADSYEQIPKTIEAVKARLSEIFSGCSDFMHREISCGKKRSIRILVAYINGFVDKRVLNQDVIRPILDFFSNTELHEGRRIFEQLKECVVINNDIKEADDMRQAVDGIVSGEALLFIDGENKALVIGVKAPQGRQVEEPDTETSIRGAREGFVENLLTNTTLIRKRIKNPNLKLEMMQLGKQTKTDVCICYIKGIANEGIVREVRERLKKIKTDAILDTGIIEQFISDSRLSLFPTVGNSEKCDKLAGKLLEGRVAIFCDGTPYVLTVPYLFIESIQTTDDYYDHAYFATFMRLLRLMALLVSNLLPAMYVSLVSFHHMVIPFKLMITLAASRQGIPFSPFIEAILMIIAFELLREAGVRMPRPIGQALSIVGAIVLGEASVAAGIASNLMVIIVAITAICSFVVPPLIRATMLLRFAFLAAANFLGFLGISFVAVAVFTHLCRLRSFGVPYMAPFSPLTSSDLKDSFIVVPIWAMVTRPKILRQENAGGAKGSKRLEVKARP is encoded by the coding sequence ATGCTTGGGAGAATAAGAAAACAAAGAAAAACAGGAAATCAAAACACTAACGCTGATAATGCACATGCTGATTCATACGAACAAATACCGAAAACCATTGAAGCTGTTAAGGCCAGGCTTAGCGAAATATTTTCCGGCTGCAGCGATTTTATGCATCGGGAAATTTCATGCGGGAAAAAAAGATCGATTAGAATACTGGTGGCATATATCAACGGCTTTGTTGACAAGAGGGTATTGAACCAGGATGTGATCCGCCCTATCCTTGACTTTTTCTCAAACACGGAATTGCATGAGGGCAGACGCATATTTGAACAGCTTAAAGAATGTGTAGTCATCAACAACGACATAAAAGAAGCCGATGATATGCGGCAAGCGGTGGACGGCATCGTGTCCGGGGAAGCCTTGCTTTTTATCGACGGAGAAAACAAGGCGCTGGTTATTGGAGTAAAAGCTCCGCAGGGACGGCAGGTAGAGGAACCCGATACGGAGACATCTATCAGGGGCGCAAGGGAAGGCTTTGTCGAGAACCTGCTTACCAATACCACCCTCATTCGAAAAAGGATCAAAAACCCGAATCTCAAGCTGGAAATGATGCAGCTCGGAAAGCAGACAAAAACCGATGTCTGCATCTGCTATATCAAGGGGATTGCCAATGAGGGGATTGTCAGGGAAGTGCGGGAGAGGCTCAAGAAAATCAAGACCGATGCCATTCTTGATACCGGTATTATTGAGCAGTTCATTTCCGACAGCCGATTATCACTTTTTCCCACGGTGGGGAACAGCGAAAAATGCGACAAGCTGGCCGGAAAACTACTGGAGGGGCGTGTGGCCATATTCTGCGACGGTACGCCCTATGTCCTTACGGTCCCGTATCTTTTTATAGAATCCATACAGACTACGGATGATTACTATGACCACGCCTATTTTGCAACCTTCATGCGCCTCCTGCGCCTAATGGCGCTTCTGGTATCAAACCTGCTGCCGGCCATGTATGTGTCGCTGGTCAGCTTTCACCATATGGTCATCCCGTTCAAACTGATGATCACACTGGCGGCTTCACGGCAGGGAATCCCTTTCTCGCCTTTTATCGAAGCTATATTGATGATTATAGCCTTTGAGCTCCTGCGCGAAGCGGGTGTCCGTATGCCAAGACCCATCGGCCAGGCGCTTAGCATTGTGGGCGCGATTGTGCTGGGTGAGGCTTCGGTAGCGGCGGGAATTGCCAGCAACCTGATGGTGATTATCGTAGCTATTACGGCTATCTGCAGCTTTGTTGTCCCGCCGCTCATCCGGGCAACCATGCTGCTGCGCTTTGCGTTCCTGGCTGCGGCCAATTTCTTAGGCTTTCTTGGAATTTCCTTTGTGGCTGTGGCTGTTTTTACGCACCTCTGCAGGCTGCGTTCCTTTGGTGTTCCCTATATGGCGCCTTTTTCACCGCTTACGTCTTCCGACCTCAAGGATTCTTTTATAGTGGTGCCCATCTGGGCTATGGTGACAAGGCCGAAGATATTGCGTCAGGAAAATGCCGGAGGTGCAAAAGGGTCAAAACGCCTGGAGGTGAAAGCAAGACCGTGA
- a CDS encoding diguanylate cyclase domain-containing protein, which produces MIRKAFEIMIKDYITVDAFWGMKRIRDIAEKTDTDCFPVTDNGKTVGVLTRNDLIKSHPNRIALDAMSGSYGCIEADQPVWKAKEFFEAGDTDILFVTQDNKAIGVITKKIIETEICKHVDILTGLYRSDYVIYKAHKLLEQGSEISITFFDINSFGNIDKEFGHAVGDNILKEIAQILKSFAPAGTFLCRYGGDEFALVTDKCAETCEAMVQDILSRIKQYEFCEGISISVSAGIAGGRRRNPRKGNMYKTIINLINLASLASTKAKKEKDNLVLGYSGMIDEIAI; this is translated from the coding sequence ATGATAAGGAAAGCATTTGAAATTATGATAAAGGATTACATCACTGTTGATGCTTTTTGGGGAATGAAACGAATAAGGGATATTGCTGAAAAGACAGACACGGACTGCTTTCCTGTTACTGATAACGGGAAAACTGTTGGTGTCCTGACGAGAAATGATTTGATAAAATCTCACCCAAATAGGATTGCGCTGGACGCCATGTCCGGAAGCTATGGATGCATTGAAGCGGACCAACCAGTATGGAAAGCTAAAGAATTTTTTGAAGCCGGCGATACGGACATCCTCTTTGTCACTCAGGACAATAAAGCTATTGGGGTTATAACGAAAAAAATAATTGAAACTGAAATCTGCAAGCATGTGGATATTTTGACGGGGTTATACAGAAGCGACTATGTTATATACAAAGCCCATAAACTCCTTGAACAGGGCAGTGAAATATCCATCACTTTCTTTGATATTAATAGCTTTGGAAATATTGACAAAGAGTTTGGACATGCAGTAGGAGACAATATTCTGAAGGAGATTGCGCAAATCCTTAAGAGCTTTGCACCCGCAGGCACTTTTCTTTGCAGGTATGGCGGCGATGAATTCGCACTTGTAACGGATAAATGCGCTGAAACATGTGAAGCAATGGTACAGGATATTTTAAGCAGGATAAAGCAGTACGAATTTTGCGAGGGTATAAGCATAAGCGTTTCAGCAGGAATTGCAGGCGGAAGAAGGAGAAATCCCAGGAAAGGAAACATGTATAAAACAATAATAAACCTTATAAACCTTGCCAGCCTTGCTTCTACTAAGGCTAAAAAGGAAAAGGACAACCTGGTGCTGGGGTATAGCGGTATGATTGATGAAATAGCCATATAA
- the adhE gene encoding bifunctional acetaldehyde-CoA/alcohol dehydrogenase, with the protein MAEQNKTNSEVPVIIENLIENGKMALKEMVKLNQEQVDHIVKEMALAGLANHMRLAKLAIEETQRGVYEDKIIKNLFATEYIYHSIKYEKTVGIINENEEEDYFEIAEPVGIIAGITPVTNPTSTTLFKCIIAMKTRNPIIFAFHPSSQQCSAEAARIVRDAAVKAGAPEYCIQWIENPSIEATQALMKNDGISLILATGGSSMVKAAYSAGKPALGVGPGNVPCHIEKTADIKRAVTDLILSKTFDNGMICASEQAVIIDKDIYEPVTEYMKKLGCYFVNEEERERLEGLAIDEKKCAMNPKIVGKSAETIAQMAEIEVPEGTKILVAEIEGVGPEYPLSREKLCPILACFKVNNSDEGIQRAVEMVNFGGSGHSAVIHSNNECVISEFAERVNTGRIIVNQPSSHGAIGDIYNTNMPSLTLGCGSFGRNSTTANITAVNLINKKRVARRRYNMQWFKIPEKIYFQPGSVQYLSKMPNISRAFIVTDKVMVKLGYVEKVLYHLRKREGRNYVHSEIFDRVQPDPTVDTVREGVIAAEAFQPDVIIALGGGSAIDAAKAIWLFYEHPETDFDDLRMKFMDIRKRVFKYPPLGNKAKLVAIPTTSGTGSEVTSFSVITDPEKETKYPLADYELTPDVAIIDPEFVQSVPAYVTADTGMDVLTHAIEAYVSVMASDYTDGLAMKAIQLVFEYLPKVYMNGDDQKAREKMHNASCIAGMAFTNAFLGINHSLAHKLGGKFHIPHGRANAVLLPHVIRYNASRPTKFTAFPKYEHYIADQKYAEIAKYLGLPCRNTEEGINSLISAVIDLMKQLLIPLSIKDCGISEDQFMQVLDELADKAFEDQCTTANPRMPIVSELKDIYLKAYNGI; encoded by the coding sequence ATGGCCGAACAGAATAAAACTAACAGTGAAGTGCCTGTTATTATAGAAAACCTGATAGAAAATGGTAAGATGGCCTTAAAAGAAATGGTTAAATTAAACCAGGAGCAAGTGGACCATATTGTTAAAGAAATGGCCCTTGCTGGATTAGCTAACCATATGAGGCTGGCAAAATTGGCAATTGAAGAAACCCAGAGGGGAGTCTATGAAGATAAAATTATTAAAAACTTATTTGCTACTGAGTATATTTACCACAGTATAAAATATGAAAAAACTGTAGGTATTATTAATGAAAATGAAGAAGAAGACTATTTTGAAATTGCAGAACCGGTTGGTATTATTGCCGGTATTACACCGGTCACAAATCCTACATCAACTACATTATTTAAGTGCATTATTGCGATGAAGACGAGAAACCCGATTATATTTGCTTTCCATCCCAGTTCACAGCAATGCAGTGCAGAGGCTGCCAGAATTGTACGAGATGCAGCTGTTAAAGCAGGAGCTCCGGAATACTGTATTCAATGGATAGAAAACCCCTCCATAGAAGCTACCCAGGCATTGATGAAAAATGATGGCATTTCTTTAATACTAGCCACAGGAGGTTCATCAATGGTCAAAGCAGCGTATAGTGCCGGAAAACCTGCACTGGGAGTTGGTCCGGGTAATGTACCCTGTCATATAGAAAAAACAGCGGATATAAAGAGGGCGGTAACCGATTTAATTTTATCAAAAACCTTTGATAACGGTATGATTTGCGCCTCAGAGCAGGCGGTTATTATTGACAAGGATATATACGAACCTGTTACGGAATATATGAAGAAACTCGGCTGCTATTTTGTCAATGAAGAAGAAAGGGAAAGGCTGGAAGGTCTGGCTATTGATGAAAAGAAATGTGCCATGAACCCGAAAATTGTGGGCAAATCTGCTGAAACCATCGCACAAATGGCTGAAATCGAGGTCCCGGAGGGTACAAAAATACTGGTTGCTGAAATTGAAGGAGTAGGACCTGAATATCCTTTATCCAGGGAGAAATTATGTCCCATATTGGCCTGTTTTAAAGTGAACAATTCTGATGAAGGTATCCAAAGAGCTGTGGAAATGGTTAATTTCGGAGGGTCTGGCCATTCTGCGGTTATCCATTCCAACAATGAATGTGTAATCAGCGAGTTTGCAGAACGGGTAAACACCGGAAGAATTATTGTCAATCAGCCTTCCAGTCATGGGGCTATAGGAGACATATATAATACCAATATGCCTTCACTCACATTAGGCTGCGGCTCCTTTGGCAGAAACAGTACAACTGCCAATATCACTGCCGTAAATTTAATCAATAAGAAACGTGTGGCAAGGAGAAGGTACAATATGCAGTGGTTTAAAATACCGGAGAAAATCTATTTCCAACCTGGCTCTGTCCAGTATCTGTCAAAAATGCCTAATATCTCACGAGCTTTTATTGTTACGGATAAAGTAATGGTCAAACTGGGATATGTAGAAAAAGTCCTGTACCATTTAAGAAAACGTGAAGGCAGAAACTATGTGCATTCAGAGATTTTTGACAGGGTACAGCCAGACCCGACAGTTGATACGGTAAGAGAAGGTGTTATAGCAGCAGAAGCCTTTCAGCCTGATGTTATCATTGCTCTGGGAGGAGGTTCGGCAATTGATGCCGCTAAAGCAATATGGTTATTTTATGAACATCCTGAAACCGATTTCGATGATCTGCGTATGAAATTCATGGATATACGCAAGAGAGTGTTCAAGTATCCTCCGCTGGGGAATAAAGCCAAATTGGTAGCTATTCCTACCACTTCGGGTACGGGTTCGGAAGTAACATCCTTTTCAGTAATAACAGACCCGGAAAAAGAAACGAAATATCCGCTGGCAGATTACGAGCTAACACCAGACGTCGCCATTATTGACCCGGAATTTGTGCAATCAGTACCTGCATATGTTACAGCCGATACAGGGATGGATGTATTAACTCATGCAATCGAAGCTTACGTATCGGTTATGGCATCGGACTACACAGACGGACTTGCTATGAAGGCTATCCAGCTTGTATTTGAATATTTGCCGAAAGTCTATATGAATGGTGATGATCAAAAAGCACGTGAAAAAATGCATAACGCATCATGTATAGCAGGTATGGCCTTCACTAACGCTTTCTTAGGTATTAATCACAGTCTGGCACATAAATTAGGTGGTAAATTTCATATACCTCACGGAAGAGCTAATGCTGTTTTACTTCCCCATGTTATTAGATACAATGCTTCAAGACCGACAAAGTTTACTGCCTTTCCAAAATATGAACACTATATAGCGGATCAAAAATACGCGGAAATAGCTAAATATCTTGGGCTACCCTGCCGCAATACGGAGGAAGGTATAAACAGCCTGATATCTGCGGTAATTGACCTGATGAAGCAGCTGCTAATTCCCCTGTCCATAAAGGATTGCGGCATATCGGAAGACCAGTTTATGCAGGTTTTGGATGAACTCGCAGATAAAGCTTTTGAAGACCAATGCACAACAGCAAATCCAAGAATGCCTATTGTATCGGAATTAAAAGATATTTATTTGAAAGCATATAATGGAATATAA
- a CDS encoding ATP-binding protein: MFVARIFYDKKLTSAIIDRLVHHSHLLVFQGQSYRLTHSTMKSQ, encoded by the coding sequence ATGTTTGTTGCCCGTATTTTCTACGATAAAAAGCTAACTAGTGCTATTATTGACAGGTTGGTACACCACAGTCATTTGCTTGTTTTCCAGGGGCAAAGTTACAGGCTAACACACTCAACCATGAAATCCCAATAA
- a CDS encoding sensor histidine kinase produces the protein MKKRIYKSMLLLALITILLTSFLITGVIYREFHIQMQQEIRNEALFISNGYNLIGEQVFSGLKNQENSSRITWVASDGTVLFDNMVKAENMEKHLNRPEIADALKNGFGEAVHLSKTLGTQTFYRAVRLNDGTVLRVSATTNSVFKSVLGFIPYIALITLLVILLTMIIANLLTKKIIFPLNNLNLENPLSNDVYDELSPLLSRMARQNEQIESQFKRLKEKQEEFNAITENISEGIIVLNNKGLILFINKSAASIFNVSTQDIINKHILTLDRSIPLQKAIETAMGGHLFENTFTIGEDSFHLLVSPVKDDMVVKGVILFILDITEKQSAEKMRREFTANVSHELKTPLTSISGYAELMKNGMVQPEDIPEFANRIYKEARHLINLIDDVIRISRLDEKNVQLPFEEIDLLELATETVSRLSSLAQQKQIKLSVSGENAIISGVRQILEKMIYNLCDNAIKYNYEKGTVDVSVRALPDNVVLTVADNGFGIPREHQSRVFERFYRIDKSHSRETGGTGLGLSIVKHSAEFHNARVQLLSKPGKGTTITVTFRRNQ, from the coding sequence ATGAAAAAGCGTATTTATAAAAGCATGCTGCTGCTAGCCCTTATAACCATTCTACTCACTTCCTTTCTTATAACCGGAGTCATATACAGGGAATTCCATATCCAGATGCAGCAGGAAATCAGAAATGAAGCTCTTTTTATCTCAAACGGCTACAATTTAATCGGAGAACAGGTTTTTTCCGGCCTTAAAAATCAGGAAAACTCCAGCAGGATCACATGGGTAGCAAGTGACGGAACTGTTTTGTTTGATAATATGGTTAAAGCAGAAAACATGGAAAAACACCTCAATAGGCCGGAAATTGCCGATGCATTGAAAAACGGCTTCGGTGAAGCAGTTCATCTTTCCAAAACTCTTGGTACACAGACATTTTATCGGGCTGTCCGGCTCAATGACGGCACAGTTCTGAGAGTATCAGCCACAACAAACAGTGTTTTCAAATCTGTTTTAGGTTTTATACCGTATATCGCTTTAATTACACTACTGGTTATACTGCTGACCATGATCATTGCCAATCTGCTTACGAAAAAAATTATTTTCCCTTTAAACAACTTAAATTTGGAGAATCCGTTATCCAATGATGTCTATGACGAATTGTCCCCACTGCTGTCCCGCATGGCAAGACAGAACGAACAGATCGAAAGCCAGTTCAAAAGGCTGAAGGAGAAGCAGGAAGAGTTTAATGCGATTACGGAAAATATCAGCGAAGGAATAATAGTTTTAAACAACAAAGGCTTGATATTATTCATCAACAAAAGTGCTGCAAGCATATTTAATGTAAGCACCCAGGATATAATTAACAAGCATATATTAACCTTAGATCGAAGCATACCCCTCCAAAAAGCAATAGAGACAGCTATGGGCGGGCATTTATTTGAAAATACATTTACAATTGGTGAGGATTCTTTTCATTTACTGGTCAGCCCTGTTAAGGATGATATGGTTGTCAAAGGAGTTATTCTATTTATATTGGATATAACAGAGAAACAATCTGCTGAAAAAATGCGCCGTGAGTTTACTGCCAATGTGTCCCATGAACTCAAAACGCCCCTTACCTCCATTTCAGGTTATGCAGAGCTTATGAAAAACGGCATGGTGCAGCCGGAGGACATTCCCGAGTTTGCTAACCGCATATACAAAGAAGCAAGGCATCTCATAAACCTTATAGACGATGTGATACGGATCTCCAGGCTGGATGAGAAAAATGTTCAGCTTCCTTTTGAAGAGATTGACTTATTGGAATTGGCAACGGAAACAGTCAGCAGACTATCTTCCCTTGCGCAGCAGAAACAGATAAAGCTGTCAGTCAGCGGTGAGAATGCTATCATTTCAGGTGTCAGGCAAATCCTGGAGAAAATGATCTATAACCTGTGCGATAATGCAATCAAATACAATTATGAAAAAGGCACGGTTGATGTAAGTGTCAGAGCTTTACCCGATAATGTCGTACTAACCGTTGCAGATAATGGTTTTGGCATTCCCAGAGAGCACCAAAGCCGGGTGTTTGAACGTTTTTATAGAATTGACAAGTCCCATTCAAGGGAAACCGGCGGAACCGGGCTGGGGCTTTCCATTGTAAAGCACAGTGCGGAATTCCATAATGCCAGGGTTCAGCTGTTAAGCAAGCCCGGAAAGGGTACAACGATAACAGTCACATTTAGACGCAACCAATAA
- a CDS encoding response regulator transcription factor, with product MIYCVEDDRSIRELIIYALKSNGYEAIGFSEGRPFLKALESRLPALILLDIMLPGEDGIEILKKLKASPKTRHIPIIMLTAKSAEYDKVLGLDNGADDYITKPFGIMEFLSRVKAVLRRSGNVSNSSELSTGRLTMYIDRHVVLADGKEVALTFKEFELLKYLLENAGIVLTRDKLLEEVWGYEYEGETRTVDVHIRTLRQKLGEAGSVIETVRGIGYRIGGNA from the coding sequence ATGATCTATTGTGTAGAGGACGACAGAAGCATACGGGAGCTTATCATATATGCACTTAAATCCAACGGATATGAGGCTATTGGGTTCAGCGAAGGAAGACCTTTTTTAAAAGCGTTGGAAAGCAGACTTCCTGCTTTAATATTGCTTGATATCATGCTTCCAGGCGAAGACGGTATTGAAATATTGAAAAAACTAAAGGCATCACCGAAAACACGGCACATTCCGATAATAATGCTTACTGCAAAGAGCGCAGAATATGACAAGGTTCTTGGGCTGGACAACGGAGCAGATGATTATATAACCAAGCCTTTTGGAATTATGGAGTTCCTGTCCCGTGTCAAAGCTGTTCTCAGAAGATCAGGAAATGTAAGCAATTCATCCGAATTATCCACCGGTCGGCTGACAATGTATATTGACAGGCATGTTGTTCTGGCGGACGGGAAGGAGGTTGCTCTCACATTCAAAGAATTTGAGCTTCTGAAATATTTATTGGAAAATGCCGGTATTGTATTGACAAGGGATAAGCTCCTGGAAGAAGTATGGGGATATGAGTATGAAGGAGAGACCCGTACTGTGGATGTGCATATCCGCACCCTGCGTCAAAAGCTTGGAGAAGCAGGATCAGTTATTGAAACGGTTAGAGGGATCGGATACAGGATCGGAGGAAATGCATGA